The Solibacillus sp. FSL W7-1464 genome contains a region encoding:
- a CDS encoding ABC transporter ATP-binding protein yields MNKQQGEPPAPMRHPGGRFTGPVVKPKNQKETLLRIWSYLRIQKVELISVVIFVFISTLLSLVGPFLIGKTIDDYIVKLDVPGAIRMALILAGVYIASSLLTWLQTFVMIRVSQKTIRRLRQQLFEQYQSLPLSFYDKRQQGDLMSRMTNDIENLNAALSQSVIQIVSSFLTIIGTAFALFYLDWRLALVTLIIIPLIVYATKQIIKRSSVNYKARQRDLGNLNGYIEETISNADIITLFGQEKSTLAEFKEANERLRGSAMRADIISGFMGPINNFMNNLGLSLVIGAGAIMAVTSGLTIGVIASFVTYTRQFFRPINQLSNLLNTFQSAIAGSERVFEVLDEAKEVADMGNAKAKEKFSGDVKFENVQFAYETGKTVLHGIDFEAKAGETVAIVGPTGSGKTTIIQLLTRFYDATGGRILLDGEPIGQYKMTNVRDHVGVVLQDTYLFSGTVRENIRFGKLHATDDEVEQAAKIAYAHNFIKYLPEQYETVLTSGGLNLSQGQRQLIAIARAILEDPDILILDEATSSVDTMTEVHIQKGLNNLMEGRTSFVIAHRLKTIENADQIIVIKDGRILEQGNHDSLMNEQGFYATLQRQLLSQ; encoded by the coding sequence GTGAATAAACAACAAGGGGAACCGCCTGCACCAATGAGGCATCCAGGTGGCCGCTTTACAGGTCCGGTTGTGAAGCCGAAAAATCAAAAAGAAACATTGCTTCGTATTTGGAGCTATTTACGCATACAAAAGGTAGAACTGATCAGTGTTGTCATTTTCGTATTTATTAGTACATTGTTAAGCTTAGTCGGCCCGTTTCTGATCGGGAAAACAATCGATGATTATATTGTGAAGCTCGATGTTCCGGGAGCGATTCGGATGGCACTTATTTTAGCCGGCGTCTATATCGCGTCGTCTTTACTCACTTGGCTTCAAACATTCGTCATGATTCGAGTTTCACAGAAAACGATTCGCCGGCTGCGACAACAGCTGTTTGAGCAGTATCAGTCATTGCCGCTTTCCTTTTACGACAAAAGACAGCAAGGCGATTTAATGAGCCGGATGACAAATGATATCGAAAATTTAAATGCCGCATTGTCACAAAGTGTCATTCAAATTGTTTCGAGTTTTTTAACGATTATCGGAACGGCCTTTGCACTCTTTTATTTAGATTGGCGATTAGCCCTAGTAACACTCATTATTATTCCGCTCATCGTCTATGCGACAAAGCAGATTATTAAACGAAGCAGTGTAAACTACAAAGCACGTCAACGGGATCTGGGCAATTTGAATGGTTATATTGAAGAAACCATTTCGAACGCGGATATTATTACGCTTTTCGGTCAGGAAAAATCAACGCTCGCTGAGTTTAAAGAAGCCAATGAGCGATTGCGCGGTTCAGCAATGCGAGCTGATATAATTTCTGGCTTCATGGGCCCAATCAATAACTTTATGAACAACTTAGGTTTAAGTCTTGTAATAGGTGCCGGTGCAATCATGGCTGTAACAAGCGGACTGACAATCGGTGTAATCGCATCTTTTGTTACGTATACCCGCCAGTTTTTCCGACCGATCAATCAGCTATCGAACTTGCTCAATACGTTCCAATCGGCTATTGCGGGCTCCGAGCGCGTTTTTGAAGTGCTGGATGAAGCAAAGGAAGTAGCAGATATGGGAAATGCAAAAGCGAAAGAAAAGTTTAGTGGTGATGTTAAGTTCGAAAATGTTCAGTTTGCTTATGAAACGGGCAAGACAGTATTACACGGAATTGATTTTGAAGCAAAAGCAGGAGAGACAGTTGCCATCGTTGGTCCGACTGGTTCAGGGAAGACGACAATCATCCAGCTATTAACCCGATTTTATGATGCGACAGGGGGCCGGATCTTATTGGACGGTGAACCAATTGGGCAATACAAGATGACGAATGTGCGTGATCATGTCGGAGTCGTACTGCAGGATACGTACTTGTTTTCAGGAACAGTACGTGAGAATATCCGTTTCGGTAAGCTCCATGCAACGGATGATGAAGTTGAACAAGCGGCAAAAATTGCATATGCACATAATTTTATAAAGTATTTGCCTGAACAGTACGAAACAGTGCTTACAAGCGGGGGCTTAAATTTAAGTCAGGGGCAGCGTCAGCTTATAGCGATTGCACGTGCAATTTTAGAGGATCCCGACATCTTGATTTTAGACGAAGCAACTTCAAGTGTGGATACGATGACAGAAGTGCATATTCAAAAAGGTTTGAACAATTTGATGGAAGGGCGTACGAGCTTTGTCATTGCACACCGTCTTAAAACAATTGAAAATGCAGACCAGATCATTGTCATTAAAGATGGCCGGATTTTAGAGCAGGGAAATCATGATTCTTTAATGAATGAACAAGGTTTTTATGCAACATTACAGCGTCAGCTTTTGTCGCAATGA
- a CDS encoding P-loop NTPase codes for MLNEEQVRELLGELQDPFLHKSLAETKGVTNVSIKAEKAHVSVRIAIAKTNTPEQMTLQMKIVEVLKENGAASVGIRFEELPAEVLQSFRGQATESEAQDILSPLSSVQFISIASGKGGVGKSTVSVNMAVALARLGKKVGLIDADIYGFSVPDMMGVTEMPVVKDDRIYPVERLGVKVISMGFFVENNAPIVWRGPMLGKVLDQFFRDVEWGDLDYLLLDLPPGTGDVALDIHQMLPSSKEIVVTTPHPTAAFVAARAGAMALQTNHEILGVIENMAWYESKSGEKEFVFGQGGGPKLADELRTKLLGQIPLGQPDWTEEDFAPSVYAESHPTGKIYLQIAEEIISELIKK; via the coding sequence ATGTTAAATGAGGAACAAGTCCGAGAACTACTAGGAGAACTACAAGATCCGTTTTTACATAAATCACTAGCAGAAACAAAAGGTGTAACAAACGTTTCGATTAAAGCGGAAAAAGCGCATGTGAGTGTTCGTATTGCAATCGCAAAAACTAATACGCCTGAACAAATGACACTGCAAATGAAAATTGTTGAAGTGTTAAAGGAAAATGGCGCGGCTTCCGTTGGGATTCGTTTTGAAGAATTACCTGCAGAAGTACTGCAATCATTCCGTGGACAAGCGACGGAATCGGAAGCACAGGATATTTTATCCCCTTTATCAAGCGTACAGTTTATTTCAATCGCATCAGGTAAAGGCGGAGTAGGGAAATCGACGGTATCTGTAAATATGGCAGTTGCACTAGCACGCCTTGGCAAAAAAGTCGGTTTAATCGATGCCGATATTTATGGTTTCTCTGTACCGGACATGATGGGTGTTACGGAAATGCCGGTCGTAAAAGATGACCGTATTTACCCGGTAGAGCGTCTTGGTGTAAAAGTTATCTCTATGGGATTCTTCGTTGAAAATAATGCACCAATCGTATGGCGCGGACCGATGCTTGGAAAAGTATTGGACCAGTTCTTCCGTGATGTAGAGTGGGGCGATTTAGACTACTTACTATTGGATTTACCACCAGGAACAGGGGACGTAGCTCTGGACATTCACCAAATGCTGCCGTCTTCAAAAGAGATTGTTGTAACAACACCTCATCCGACAGCCGCTTTCGTAGCAGCCCGTGCAGGTGCGATGGCATTACAGACAAATCATGAAATTCTTGGTGTTATTGAGAATATGGCTTGGTATGAAAGCAAATCAGGGGAAAAAGAATTTGTATTTGGTCAAGGTGGCGGTCCAAAGCTTGCTGATGAACTGCGCACAAAATTACTTGGTCAAATTCCATTAGGACAACCAGATTGGACAGAGGAAGACTTTGCACCATCTGTCTATGCAGAAAGTCACCCAACAGGTAAAATCTATTTGCAAATCGCTGAAGAAATTATTTCAGAGTTAATTAAAAAATAA
- a CDS encoding energy-coupling factor transporter transmembrane component T family protein, translated as MMEKMIFGRYIPGNSFVHKLDPRSKLLFVFVFIIVVFFANNVVTYALLLAFTLLVILLSRIRLYFLINGLKPVIFLMLFTLILHLFMTREGPVLIDLGFMKIYEEGLRQGMFISMRFLMLVFMTSILTLTTSPISITDGLEVLLNPFKKVKLPVHELALMMSISLRFIPTLMDETDKIMKAQMARGSDLSAGPIKDRLKAVVPLLVPLFVSAFKRAEDLATAMEVRGYRGGEGRTKYRQLKWMGRDTAILVVLVLLGVLLWMLRS; from the coding sequence ATGATGGAAAAAATGATTTTTGGGCGTTATATACCGGGAAATTCATTTGTGCATAAGCTTGATCCGCGTTCAAAGCTGCTCTTTGTTTTTGTCTTTATTATCGTAGTCTTTTTTGCCAATAATGTAGTAACCTATGCGCTGCTTTTAGCATTTACATTACTCGTTATTCTACTATCGAGAATCCGCCTTTATTTTCTGATCAACGGCTTAAAACCCGTCATATTTTTAATGCTATTCACTTTGATTTTGCATTTGTTTATGACAAGGGAAGGACCTGTATTAATTGATCTTGGCTTTATGAAAATATACGAAGAAGGCTTACGGCAAGGGATGTTCATATCGATGCGTTTTTTAATGCTTGTATTTATGACATCTATCTTAACGTTGACTACTTCTCCTATTTCAATTACGGACGGTCTGGAAGTGCTGCTCAATCCGTTTAAAAAGGTAAAGCTGCCTGTCCATGAGCTTGCATTAATGATGTCGATTTCTTTACGTTTCATTCCAACATTAATGGATGAGACGGATAAAATTATGAAAGCACAGATGGCCCGTGGCTCGGATTTAAGTGCAGGACCGATTAAAGACCGTCTAAAAGCGGTTGTGCCATTGTTAGTACCGCTCTTTGTCAGTGCTTTTAAACGTGCAGAGGATTTAGCGACTGCGATGGAAGTGCGAGGTTACCGTGGTGGCGAAGGGCGTACGAAATACCGTCAGTTAAAGTGGATGGGAAGAGATACGGCTATTTTAGTCGTACTTGTATTACTGGGCGTCCTTTTATGGATGCTGCGCAGTTAG
- a CDS encoding C45 family peptidase codes for MKNVTSDIIQFRGSHYEFGIYQGELLKDSPLFYNREKLYKQLNLKFSIDKLFVKQLLNRFGPGIEEEIEGLAYTLGYTEEQALLHYGGYYAAHKKSGCSITTSPSYMIRNYDNDPQSYDGRFMLYAPTDGGYASVGPSMQITGRMDGMNEKGLVVGYNFVNTKNRADGFVCNMIGRLLLERCATVEEGISLLKNIPHKHSFNYVLLDAKQTMVAVEASPRNVAVRDATACTNHFKVLTEENRYRTEDSLARENIISSAQTIPLSFEKAFTLLNGIENGVFATKYGAWDGTLHTVGYLPAEGKCIVALGGDALPVVIDFKSWLSGTHLPLSKIKGKLHATNGFANE; via the coding sequence TTGAAAAACGTAACAAGCGATATTATACAATTCAGAGGATCGCATTATGAGTTTGGTATATATCAGGGAGAGCTTTTAAAAGATTCCCCTCTTTTTTATAATAGAGAAAAACTTTATAAACAATTGAATCTTAAATTTTCTATAGATAAATTATTTGTTAAGCAACTTTTAAACCGGTTCGGCCCGGGAATTGAAGAGGAAATCGAAGGTCTCGCTTATACACTTGGTTATACGGAAGAACAGGCTTTACTTCACTATGGTGGCTATTATGCGGCACATAAAAAAAGCGGCTGCTCGATAACGACAAGCCCTTCTTATATGATCCGCAACTATGACAATGACCCTCAAAGTTATGATGGGCGTTTTATGTTATATGCCCCGACTGACGGCGGCTACGCATCTGTCGGACCTTCCATGCAAATTACAGGCCGCATGGATGGAATGAATGAGAAAGGACTCGTCGTCGGTTATAACTTCGTAAATACGAAAAACAGGGCAGATGGCTTTGTATGCAATATGATCGGGCGTCTGTTGCTGGAACGCTGTGCAACTGTTGAAGAAGGGATTTCACTATTAAAAAATATTCCCCATAAGCATTCATTTAATTATGTATTACTGGATGCCAAGCAAACGATGGTTGCAGTAGAAGCATCTCCGCGCAATGTGGCCGTTCGGGACGCAACCGCCTGTACGAACCACTTTAAAGTTCTGACAGAAGAAAACCGGTATCGAACGGAAGATTCCTTAGCGCGTGAAAATATTATTTCGAGTGCCCAGACAATTCCACTTAGTTTTGAAAAAGCATTTACATTATTGAATGGTATCGAAAATGGGGTCTTTGCGACAAAATACGGAGCATGGGATGGTACACTCCATACGGTTGGCTATTTACCGGCTGAAGGGAAATGTATTGTTGCTCTAGGCGGGGATGCATTGCCTGTAGTGATTGATTTTAAATCGTGGCTAAGCGGTACTCATTTGCCTCTTTCAAAAATTAAAGGAAAACTCCATGCGACAAACGGTTTTGCAAATGAATAA
- a CDS encoding 2-keto-3-deoxygluconate kinase: MKSEGRERHRGEGEHGKRRPKGAQTFRRGRALEFYRQLEMKRSTLKQQLESADLQSIHPVIAGELKATEAIMNDFVGLFQLNELLEDTQATEEE; the protein is encoded by the coding sequence TTGAAATCAGAAGGTAGGGAGAGACATCGAGGAGAAGGAGAACATGGTAAGCGCCGCCCAAAAGGTGCCCAAACTTTCCGTCGCGGGCGTGCACTGGAGTTTTACCGCCAACTCGAAATGAAACGTTCAACATTGAAACAACAGCTGGAGTCTGCGGATTTGCAATCGATTCATCCTGTTATTGCCGGAGAACTGAAAGCGACCGAAGCGATTATGAATGATTTCGTAGGCTTGTTTCAGTTGAATGAATTGCTGGAAGATACACAGGCAACAGAAGAGGAATAA
- a CDS encoding energy-coupling factor ABC transporter ATP-binding protein, protein MDIQLQQVSYAYAKGTPFEKKALHEVDLTIKSGTFQAIIGHTGSGKSTILLHFNGLLKPSSGTVKIGDRMIEAGKKAKDLKAMRQKVGIVFQFPEHQLFEETVLKDIMFGPMNFGVSEEEAEKRARELISLVGLPEDILDKSPFDLSGGQMRRVAIAGVLAMDPEVIVLDEPTAGLDPRGQKEIMDLFYKLHKERGLTTILVTHSMEDAARYADAVAIMHEGRCVLTGEPRMIFSDRQTLAQFRLEPPRIVRFQHLVEKMIGKPLAKVCLTEEELAVEIGQAIPKGREQQ, encoded by the coding sequence ATGGACATCCAACTTCAACAAGTAAGCTATGCCTATGCAAAAGGCACTCCATTTGAAAAGAAAGCTTTACATGAGGTTGACTTAACAATTAAAAGTGGAACATTTCAGGCAATTATCGGACATACAGGTTCAGGTAAATCAACAATTCTCCTGCATTTCAACGGATTATTAAAACCTTCCAGCGGTACCGTAAAAATCGGGGACCGAATGATTGAAGCAGGAAAAAAAGCGAAGGATTTAAAAGCAATGCGCCAAAAGGTAGGTATCGTGTTTCAGTTTCCTGAGCACCAACTTTTTGAGGAGACCGTTTTAAAGGATATTATGTTTGGTCCGATGAATTTTGGGGTGTCTGAAGAAGAAGCGGAAAAACGGGCGCGTGAGCTGATTTCATTAGTAGGATTGCCGGAAGACATATTGGACAAATCCCCATTCGACCTATCCGGTGGTCAAATGCGCCGTGTCGCCATTGCAGGGGTATTGGCAATGGATCCCGAAGTAATCGTTCTCGATGAGCCAACAGCGGGCTTGGATCCTCGTGGTCAAAAGGAAATTATGGACTTATTTTATAAGCTACATAAAGAGCGCGGTTTAACAACGATACTTGTTACACATAGTATGGAAGATGCAGCACGCTATGCGGATGCGGTTGCCATTATGCATGAAGGACGCTGTGTGTTGACCGGAGAGCCGCGTATGATTTTCAGCGATCGTCAAACACTTGCCCAATTCCGTCTGGAGCCGCCACGTATTGTTCGCTTCCAGCATCTGGTCGAGAAGATGATAGGGAAACCATTAGCGAAAGTATGCTTAACTGAAGAAGAGCTTGCCGTGGAAATTGGACAGGCAATTCCAAAGGGGCGTGAACAGCAATGA
- a CDS encoding ABC transporter ATP-binding protein, with translation MQAVWKLSKYIKPYILFAIIAPVMMVIEVSMDLLQPTILKHIIDDGIAQNDTSYIVKMFGLMIATSVIGLIGGVGCSIYASRTAVNFSTDLRQDLYETITYFSNSSKDKFTLGKLVTNLTSDMEMLQRALTMLLKVFVRGPMMFIGAIVIVFITARELFPILLVVVPILAFCMYYFTALSGKLFHKVQKVVDVVNTKVQENLAGIRVIKAYNRKNHQIEQFTGVNTQMMKRSMAADQIIGVLAPLTMFVVNLGIVAALWMGAIKVDNNTLQVGVILAFINYLMMVMQGLMSSSMVLVQLARAIPSAGRIVEVLEEKTDLISPSAPETKEIQGSISFENVSFSYLKETESVLKNISFHVNAGETVGIIGMTGSGKSTLVKMIPRLFDPDSGSVKIDGLPIGNYSLEHLRQSVGFAPQKATLFSKTIADNLRYGKPDAKAEEILQALQSANAQEFVDKLDAGTEHLLTQGATNLSGGQKQRLAMARSFIRKPSILILDDVTSAVDSISEKTIQRAIEEQFSDATKVIVSSKISSIRHADQILVMDDGKIAAAGTHEQLLQESPLYQEMAKTQAEKGVTLSE, from the coding sequence ATGCAGGCAGTATGGAAACTCTCAAAATATATTAAGCCGTATATATTATTTGCAATCATAGCTCCCGTAATGATGGTTATTGAGGTAAGCATGGATTTACTGCAGCCTACAATATTAAAGCATATTATCGATGATGGGATTGCTCAAAATGATACGTCATATATTGTGAAAATGTTTGGCTTAATGATAGCGACATCCGTAATCGGCTTAATCGGAGGGGTAGGGTGTTCGATTTATGCATCACGGACGGCCGTTAACTTTTCAACCGATCTACGTCAGGATTTATATGAAACAATTACGTACTTTTCAAATAGCAGTAAAGATAAATTTACGCTCGGAAAGCTTGTTACGAATTTAACAAGTGATATGGAGATGCTTCAGCGTGCACTGACGATGTTATTAAAAGTATTTGTCCGCGGACCGATGATGTTTATCGGGGCGATTGTCATTGTCTTTATTACAGCACGCGAGTTATTTCCGATTTTGTTGGTCGTTGTACCGATTTTGGCATTTTGCATGTACTATTTTACGGCACTTTCAGGAAAGCTTTTTCATAAAGTGCAAAAGGTTGTCGATGTTGTAAATACGAAAGTCCAGGAAAACTTGGCAGGTATTCGGGTCATTAAGGCATACAATCGGAAAAATCATCAAATCGAGCAGTTTACCGGAGTGAACACACAGATGATGAAGCGCAGTATGGCAGCCGATCAAATTATAGGTGTACTTGCACCGCTTACGATGTTTGTCGTGAACTTAGGTATTGTTGCAGCACTTTGGATGGGTGCGATCAAAGTAGATAACAATACGCTGCAAGTGGGGGTTATCCTTGCTTTTATCAATTATTTGATGATGGTCATGCAGGGGCTGATGAGTTCTTCAATGGTACTTGTACAGTTGGCACGTGCAATACCAAGCGCAGGGCGGATCGTAGAAGTGCTGGAAGAGAAAACAGACTTAATAAGTCCTTCAGCACCAGAGACGAAGGAAATTCAAGGAAGTATAAGTTTTGAAAATGTAAGCTTCTCCTATTTAAAAGAAACAGAATCAGTATTGAAAAACATTAGCTTCCATGTGAATGCGGGAGAAACGGTCGGCATTATCGGAATGACAGGCAGCGGGAAATCGACATTAGTTAAAATGATACCGCGCCTGTTTGATCCTGACAGTGGCAGCGTAAAAATAGACGGTTTACCGATCGGGAACTATTCATTGGAACATTTACGCCAGTCGGTCGGCTTTGCGCCGCAAAAAGCGACATTGTTTTCAAAAACGATCGCCGACAACTTACGATACGGCAAACCCGATGCAAAAGCAGAGGAAATTTTGCAGGCATTGCAATCAGCAAACGCCCAGGAGTTTGTCGATAAGCTGGATGCAGGGACAGAACACTTGCTCACACAAGGGGCAACAAACTTGTCAGGCGGGCAAAAGCAGCGATTGGCAATGGCGAGGTCCTTTATCCGGAAACCGAGTATTTTAATTTTGGATGATGTGACAAGTGCGGTTGACAGTATTTCTGAAAAAACGATTCAACGGGCAATTGAAGAACAATTTAGCGATGCCACAAAAGTTATTGTCTCGTCTAAAATCTCTTCCATTCGTCATGCCGATCAAATACTCGTAATGGACGACGGGAAAATTGCCGCAGCAGGAACACATGAGCAATTATTGCAGGAAAGTCCATTATATCAAGAGATGGCGAAAACACAGGCAGAAAAAGGGGTGACCTTAAGTGAATAA
- a CDS encoding N-acetylmuramoyl-L-alanine amidase, whose product MRRWLALIFVIFCSMLVVVYETNASDRRFFLPEPLGGVKIVLDAGHGGVDGGASNGEVIEKDVTLAITKKVARQLTRLGAEVVLTRSTDGDVLSEHAPSETFPTLRERKKQDIFLRETLVESHEPDLFITIHANAIPNSKWRGAQVFYHQTGHEKSAALAQAVQQSIRETMENTEREALAIKNVYLLKKVEKPAVLVETGFLSNEEERDLLANDSYQEKMAFAIARGIENYIHVKYE is encoded by the coding sequence TTGAGACGTTGGCTTGCACTCATATTCGTAATTTTTTGTTCGATGCTTGTCGTTGTATATGAAACGAATGCATCCGACCGGCGATTTTTTTTGCCCGAGCCATTAGGTGGGGTAAAAATTGTATTAGATGCTGGTCATGGAGGAGTTGATGGTGGTGCCTCAAATGGAGAGGTAATCGAAAAAGATGTGACACTGGCAATTACAAAAAAAGTAGCTCGTCAATTGACACGTTTAGGGGCAGAAGTAGTATTAACACGTTCAACAGATGGGGATGTATTAAGTGAACATGCACCAAGTGAGACCTTTCCAACACTTCGTGAGCGTAAAAAACAGGACATCTTTTTACGTGAAACGTTAGTAGAATCACATGAACCGGATCTATTCATTACGATTCATGCAAATGCAATCCCAAATAGCAAGTGGAGAGGGGCGCAAGTGTTTTACCATCAGACAGGACATGAGAAAAGTGCGGCACTCGCACAGGCTGTTCAGCAATCAATTCGAGAGACGATGGAAAATACGGAACGCGAAGCACTGGCGATTAAAAATGTTTATTTATTAAAGAAAGTCGAAAAGCCGGCTGTATTAGTCGAAACAGGTTTTTTAAGCAATGAGGAAGAGCGTGATTTACTGGCAAATGACAGCTATCAGGAAAAAATGGCATTTGCGATTGCGCGTGGCATCGAAAATTATATTCACGTAAAATACGAGTAG
- the rpsI gene encoding 30S ribosomal protein S9 produces the protein MAQVQYIGTGRRKSSTARVRLVPGEGKVVINNRDVSDYLPYETLHLIINQPLVATETKGSYDVHVNVNGGGFTGQAGAIRHGIARALLQVDPDFRPALKSAGLLTRDSRMKERKKPGLRGARRAPQFSKR, from the coding sequence TTGGCACAAGTACAATACATCGGCACAGGTCGCCGTAAAAGCTCAACTGCTCGCGTACGTTTAGTACCAGGCGAAGGTAAAGTAGTAATCAACAACCGTGATGTTTCTGATTACCTACCATACGAAACTTTACACTTAATTATCAACCAACCATTAGTAGCTACAGAAACTAAAGGTTCATATGACGTTCACGTTAACGTAAACGGTGGTGGCTTCACAGGTCAAGCTGGAGCAATCCGTCACGGTATCGCACGTGCATTATTACAAGTTGATCCAGACTTCCGCCCAGCTTTAAAATCAGCGGGTCTATTAACTCGTGATTCACGTATGAAAGAGCGTAAAAAACCAGGTCTACGCGGCGCTCGTCGTGCACCTCAGTTCTCAAAACGTTAA
- the gerD gene encoding spore germination lipoprotein GerD, whose product MKRLIILAFSLILLAGCNDAKSTTMSYDEVKKIMVDAIQTEDGKKAIRQMFEDKNFRELLILNTEEVKKATEETMLSKEAMDFWIKTFEDPKFKETFAKSMQDQQEDLMKNLLNDASYQEALTSFFDQPDMQKQLESIMKGAVMRKELEKIVMETIENPLMQTKWQDLIKKSGEASSEKESESGSESGSGSEKESGGGKESGGGS is encoded by the coding sequence GTGAAACGATTAATCATACTAGCCTTTTCCCTCATTCTCCTTGCCGGTTGTAATGATGCCAAATCGACGACAATGTCTTATGATGAAGTAAAGAAAATTATGGTCGATGCCATTCAGACAGAGGACGGGAAAAAAGCAATTCGCCAAATGTTTGAAGATAAGAATTTCCGGGAGTTGCTTATTTTAAATACGGAGGAAGTTAAAAAAGCGACCGAGGAGACAATGTTGTCAAAAGAGGCAATGGATTTTTGGATTAAAACATTCGAAGACCCGAAATTCAAAGAAACATTCGCAAAAAGTATGCAGGATCAGCAGGAAGATCTTATGAAAAACTTACTGAACGACGCCAGCTACCAGGAAGCTTTAACGTCTTTCTTCGACCAGCCGGATATGCAAAAACAGCTGGAAAGCATAATGAAAGGTGCCGTCATGCGAAAAGAGCTTGAAAAAATCGTAATGGAAACAATCGAAAATCCGCTTATGCAGACAAAATGGCAGGATCTCATTAAAAAGAGCGGTGAAGCTTCATCCGAAAAGGAATCGGAATCGGGATCTGAATCCGGGTCCGGCTCCGAGAAGGAAAGCGGCGGCGGTAAAGAAAGTGGTGGAGGATCATAA
- the truA gene encoding tRNA pseudouridine(38-40) synthase TruA: MVRLKATISYDGTSFAGYQVQPGERTVQLEIEKVLTTMHKGTHVRITASGRTDARVHATGQVIHFDTALAIPPEKFQKALNVQLPRDIRVLHMEQVREDFHARYDVSGKRYRYIWDCCTVQSPFRRHYTVETGGVKPNVEAMRKAAQAIVGTHDFSCFCAANTSVVDKVRTVEALELDWHGEELHMTISGNGFLYNMVRIIAGTLWEVGIGRREAASLEKAIASMDRAQAGKTAPAHGLYLEQVFYQDL, translated from the coding sequence ATGGTGAGATTAAAAGCAACGATTAGCTATGACGGTACAAGTTTTGCCGGCTATCAGGTGCAGCCGGGTGAGCGTACAGTACAGCTTGAAATCGAAAAAGTATTAACAACAATGCATAAAGGGACACATGTTAGAATTACAGCGAGCGGCCGTACAGATGCGCGTGTCCATGCAACGGGTCAGGTTATACATTTTGATACCGCTCTTGCAATTCCACCTGAAAAATTCCAAAAGGCACTAAATGTCCAATTGCCGCGTGATATTCGTGTTCTTCATATGGAGCAAGTAAGGGAAGACTTTCATGCCCGCTATGATGTATCAGGCAAGCGTTACCGGTATATTTGGGATTGCTGCACTGTTCAAAGCCCGTTTAGAAGGCATTATACAGTCGAGACAGGCGGAGTGAAACCGAATGTAGAGGCAATGCGTAAAGCAGCACAGGCAATTGTCGGAACACATGATTTCAGCTGTTTTTGCGCGGCGAATACGAGTGTTGTCGATAAAGTGCGTACGGTTGAAGCACTGGAGCTTGACTGGCATGGGGAAGAGCTGCATATGACCATCAGCGGCAACGGCTTTTTGTACAATATGGTACGGATCATTGCAGGCACATTGTGGGAAGTTGGCATCGGTCGAAGGGAAGCAGCGTCACTGGAAAAGGCGATCGCTTCAATGGACCGTGCACAAGCAGGTAAAACAGCACCAGCACATGGTCTATATTTGGAACAAGTTTTTTATCAAGATTTATAA
- the rplM gene encoding 50S ribosomal protein L13: protein MRTTFMAKGQEVERKWLVVDAEGQTLGRLASEVASILRGKHKPTFTPNVDTGDHVIIINADKIELTGNKLQKKIYYRHTQFAGGLKQRTAGEMKEKYPTQMLELAIKGMLPKNSLGRQMFSKLNVYTGSEHPHAAQKPEAYELRG from the coding sequence ATGCGCACAACTTTCATGGCTAAAGGTCAAGAAGTAGAACGTAAATGGTTAGTAGTTGACGCAGAAGGCCAAACGTTAGGTCGTTTAGCTTCTGAAGTAGCTTCTATCTTACGCGGTAAACATAAACCAACTTTCACACCAAACGTTGATACAGGAGATCATGTGATCATCATCAACGCTGATAAAATTGAGTTAACAGGTAACAAATTACAAAAGAAAATTTACTACCGTCACACTCAATTCGCTGGTGGTTTAAAACAACGTACAGCTGGTGAAATGAAGGAAAAATACCCAACTCAAATGCTTGAGTTAGCAATTAAAGGTATGCTTCCAAAGAACTCTTTAGGTCGTCAAATGTTCTCTAAATTGAACGTTTACACTGGTTCTGAACATCCACATGCTGCACAAAAACCAGAAGCTTACGAGTTACGTGGTTAA